Proteins encoded in a region of the Stieleria neptunia genome:
- the tssE gene encoding type VI secretion system baseplate subunit TssE has product MSRVPNDRPLIPSVLDRLIDLEPHNRTEAPLNRTQVLQQMKESVGRDLQALLNTRCRATSWPDDLKELDRSLFAYGIPDCVGINTGSREQQEMLRRMMLRSIEAFEPRLINVHVRLADTSDPTDRALRFRIDGMLKVDPAPEPVIYDSKLDATSGDFLVRGVRR; this is encoded by the coding sequence ATGTCTCGTGTTCCCAACGACCGCCCACTGATCCCCAGCGTGCTCGATCGGCTGATCGACTTGGAACCGCACAATCGGACCGAAGCGCCGCTGAATCGGACCCAGGTGTTGCAGCAGATGAAAGAAAGTGTGGGACGCGACCTGCAAGCGTTGCTCAACACACGCTGTCGCGCCACCAGTTGGCCGGACGATCTGAAAGAACTGGACCGATCCTTGTTTGCCTATGGCATTCCCGATTGCGTGGGCATCAACACGGGCTCGCGGGAACAACAGGAAATGCTGCGCCGGATGATGTTGCGTTCGATCGAGGCGTTTGAGCCGCGATTGATCAACGTGCACGTCCGGCTCGCTGACACCAGCGATCCGACCGATCGGGCGCTCCGCTTTCGCATCGACGGCATGTTAAAGGTCGACCCGGCGCCCGAACCGGTGATTTACGACAGCAAGTTGGACGCAACCAGCGGAGACTTTTTAGTGCGTGGAGTTCGCCGATGA
- the tssF gene encoding type VI secretion system baseplate subunit TssF: MTDRLLPYYNQELQYLRRFGSEFAQEHPKIAARLRLGDDLSEDPHVSRIIESFALLSARTRLKLDDDFPEITHAMLGVLYPHYLSPIPSTAVVQFALDPRQAELVGGYKIAAGEGVETESTEDGVCQYRTVYPVTLFPYKVAAAAYKGQPFQCPPSPLLPKAESVLHVELRSFREAVTFETMEITSLRFFIRGISHAAMDFYELIQNDSIEVLLARSPSDPKPIRLSADSIHPIGFEADECIFPSQPRTFSGYRLLSEYFAAPEKFMFFDVKGISQESLTGFGGSLHLYVLMKRHVGAVEQFVEPETVRIGCTPMVNLFEQRCEPIRVSHTMPEYRVIPDARQPRGFEVHSISSVTAIDSERDEKVYHPFYSVRHAGEERLRRGFYHLHRRRSGQSGGAKDLATEVYLSLVDLDFQPDQSDGTVLDVRALCTSRNLPQRLEFGGGRPKLQLVRGGPLEAPKCVTQPRVTLRPPLEKGTYWRMISHLSLGHVSLFDADEGATALREILGLYDFIGKGDSQQRIDSIRSVKCRPGVARCQNPSGGSTLCRGLDLDILIDEERLSSGGAYLLGMVLERFLSLYASINSFTRTSLRSSLREQEVARWPARSGRQTFL; the protein is encoded by the coding sequence ATGACGGATCGATTGCTGCCCTATTACAACCAGGAACTTCAATACCTCCGCCGCTTCGGTTCGGAGTTTGCGCAGGAGCATCCCAAGATCGCCGCGCGGCTGCGGTTGGGCGATGACCTGAGCGAAGATCCGCACGTTTCGCGGATCATCGAATCCTTCGCGCTGCTGTCCGCCCGTACCCGGCTGAAGCTGGACGATGATTTCCCCGAAATCACGCACGCCATGTTGGGCGTGCTCTATCCGCATTACCTTTCCCCGATCCCGTCGACCGCGGTGGTCCAGTTTGCGCTCGACCCGCGGCAAGCGGAATTGGTCGGCGGTTACAAGATCGCGGCCGGCGAAGGCGTGGAAACCGAGTCGACCGAAGACGGGGTCTGCCAATATCGAACCGTCTACCCGGTCACACTGTTTCCCTACAAGGTCGCCGCGGCGGCGTACAAGGGCCAGCCCTTTCAATGCCCCCCGTCGCCGCTGTTGCCCAAGGCCGAATCGGTCTTGCATGTGGAATTGCGAAGCTTTCGCGAAGCCGTCACCTTCGAAACGATGGAGATCACGTCGCTGCGGTTTTTCATCCGCGGGATCTCCCATGCCGCGATGGACTTTTACGAATTGATTCAGAACGACTCGATCGAAGTCTTACTGGCGCGTTCCCCCAGCGATCCGAAACCGATTCGTTTGTCGGCTGATTCCATCCATCCGATCGGGTTCGAGGCCGACGAGTGCATCTTTCCGTCGCAACCGAGAACGTTCAGCGGGTACCGGTTGTTGTCGGAATACTTTGCGGCGCCCGAGAAATTCATGTTCTTCGACGTCAAAGGGATCTCGCAGGAATCGCTCACGGGATTCGGCGGCTCGTTGCACCTGTACGTCTTGATGAAACGTCATGTCGGGGCGGTGGAGCAGTTTGTCGAACCGGAAACGGTTCGGATCGGATGCACTCCGATGGTGAATCTGTTCGAACAGCGTTGTGAACCGATCCGGGTCAGCCATACGATGCCGGAATACCGGGTGATTCCCGATGCCCGCCAGCCCCGGGGCTTTGAAGTTCACAGTATTTCGAGCGTCACGGCGATCGATTCGGAACGCGACGAAAAGGTCTATCACCCGTTTTATTCGGTCCGGCACGCCGGCGAGGAACGGCTGCGGCGAGGATTCTATCATTTGCATCGACGGCGTTCGGGGCAGAGCGGCGGGGCAAAGGATTTGGCGACCGAGGTCTATTTGTCATTGGTCGATTTGGATTTCCAACCCGACCAGAGTGACGGAACCGTGCTCGACGTGCGGGCGCTTTGCACGAGCCGAAATCTGCCACAACGGTTGGAGTTTGGCGGCGGCCGCCCGAAGTTGCAACTGGTTCGCGGTGGACCGCTGGAAGCCCCCAAGTGCGTCACCCAACCGCGGGTGACGTTGCGACCGCCGCTGGAAAAGGGCACGTATTGGCGGATGATCAGCCATTTGTCGCTCGGCCACGTGTCGCTGTTTGACGCCGATGAAGGGGCGACGGCGCTGCGAGAGATTTTGGGACTGTACGATTTCATCGGCAAGGGAGACTCACAACAACGGATCGATTCGATCCGTTCGGTGAAGTGCCGCCCCGGTGTGGCGCGGTGCCAAAATCCGTCCGGCGGATCAACGCTGTGTCGCGGGCTGGATCTGGACATCTTGATCGACGAAGAACGCTTGAGCAGCGGCGGTGCCTACCTGCTCGGCATGGTGCTGGAACGTTTCCTGTCCCTGTACGCTTCCATTAATTCCTTTACCCGTACCTCGTTGCGAAGTAGCCTCCGAGAACAAGAGGTTGCCCGATGGCCGGCGCGATCCGGAAGACAGACGTTTCTGTAA
- the tssH gene encoding type VI secretion system ATPase TssH, which produces MAQINLKELVGKLNDTCRGALEAAAGLCLSRTNYNIEIEHWLLKLLENDQSDLTIACKASGVDVSRLMSDLNKAIDKFKTGNGRPPALSPNVVDLIRESWLFASVDHGVAKVRSGHLLVALLTSTTLRPLARDASDQFDEINGDAIIQDFGVLLADSEEAQIPMAVGGSGPRPSGDPTKPTAGPTKTPSLDQFTIDLTSRAEAGQIDPVLGRDPEIRQIIDILTRRRQNNPILTGEAGVGKTAVVEGFALRVAAGDVPEAIRNVRIRTLDLGLLQAGAGMKGEFENRLRGVIDEVKGSPTPIILFIDEAHTMIGAGGQAGQGDAANLLKPALARGELRTVAATTWAEYKKYFEKDAALARRFQVVKVDEPDEPTAVEMMRGLVDTLENHHHVRIMNDAVVEAVKLSNRYITGRQLPDKSVSLLDTACARIQLSQSATPPAIEDATRRLAQLDVSLRILRREEQTGMDHADGIAAAEEAKVAVEQRLETLNEQWETEKEILAKIIDLRKRLDKDSPEHWKAENKESGEQDAAEQKPSDAKAKAEKPAAKAADKPADKGDEKANEETAPPTEEQLQAWRKELVAGEKELKKVQGETPLLFPCVDSSAIAETVAAWTGIPVGRMVSNEINTVLNLKDLMEESIVGQSHALDRIAQSIRTSRAQLRDPRMPIGVFLLAGTSGVGKTETAITLANLLYGGEQNMTTINMSEFKEEHKVSLLMGSPPGYVGYGEGGVLTEAVRRKPYSVVLLDEVEKAHPGVQDIFYQVFDKGNMKDGEGRDIDFKNTVIIMTTNAGTDLIKSLCADDETMPDPDGFLEAVFPELLKTFKPAFLGRTSVIPFYPLSDDVMSKIVRLKLGKVQRRVADSYGAKFTYTDDVVDGIRARCTEVDTGARNVDHILNKSLLPELSSQVLSSLATNASITEIAIDMKDDEFVYTVHSEDPIGG; this is translated from the coding sequence ATGGCACAAATCAATCTGAAAGAACTCGTCGGGAAACTCAACGACACCTGCCGTGGCGCGCTGGAAGCGGCGGCGGGGCTATGTCTGTCCCGGACCAATTACAACATCGAGATCGAGCATTGGTTGCTGAAGTTGTTGGAGAATGACCAGTCCGACCTGACGATCGCCTGCAAAGCATCGGGCGTGGATGTCTCGCGGCTGATGTCCGATCTGAACAAAGCGATCGACAAGTTCAAAACCGGCAACGGTCGGCCGCCCGCACTCTCGCCCAACGTGGTCGACCTGATTCGTGAATCCTGGTTGTTCGCGTCGGTCGATCACGGCGTCGCCAAGGTCCGCTCGGGGCATCTGCTGGTCGCGCTGTTGACGTCCACCACACTGCGGCCGCTGGCCCGCGACGCCTCGGATCAGTTCGACGAGATCAACGGAGATGCCATCATCCAAGATTTCGGAGTGCTGCTGGCCGACAGCGAAGAAGCGCAGATTCCGATGGCGGTCGGCGGTTCCGGGCCGCGCCCCAGCGGCGATCCGACCAAGCCGACGGCGGGCCCGACCAAGACGCCGTCGCTGGATCAATTCACGATCGATCTGACCAGTCGCGCCGAAGCCGGACAAATCGATCCGGTGCTCGGACGCGATCCCGAAATCCGCCAAATCATCGACATCCTGACCCGTCGTCGACAAAACAACCCGATCCTGACCGGTGAAGCCGGTGTGGGGAAAACCGCCGTGGTGGAAGGCTTCGCGCTCCGCGTGGCCGCCGGCGATGTCCCCGAAGCGATCCGCAACGTTCGCATTCGAACCTTGGACTTGGGGCTGCTGCAAGCCGGTGCGGGCATGAAGGGCGAGTTTGAAAATCGGCTTCGCGGGGTGATCGACGAAGTCAAGGGATCTCCCACGCCGATCATCTTGTTCATCGACGAAGCCCACACGATGATCGGTGCGGGCGGCCAGGCCGGGCAAGGCGACGCCGCCAACTTGCTCAAACCCGCCCTCGCCCGCGGCGAACTGCGAACCGTGGCCGCGACGACCTGGGCCGAATACAAGAAATACTTCGAAAAGGACGCCGCGCTGGCGAGGCGGTTCCAGGTCGTCAAGGTCGACGAACCCGATGAGCCGACGGCGGTCGAGATGATGCGCGGTCTGGTCGACACCCTGGAAAACCACCACCACGTCCGCATCATGAACGACGCCGTCGTCGAAGCAGTCAAGCTTTCCAATCGTTACATCACCGGACGACAATTGCCGGATAAATCAGTCAGTCTGCTCGACACCGCGTGCGCGCGAATCCAATTGAGCCAATCGGCGACGCCGCCGGCGATCGAAGATGCGACCCGCCGCCTCGCTCAGCTGGACGTTTCGTTACGCATCCTCCGCCGCGAAGAACAAACCGGTATGGACCATGCCGATGGCATCGCGGCGGCCGAGGAGGCCAAGGTTGCGGTCGAACAGCGGCTCGAAACACTCAACGAACAATGGGAAACAGAAAAAGAGATCCTGGCAAAAATCATCGACCTGCGAAAACGGCTCGACAAAGACTCGCCCGAGCATTGGAAAGCGGAGAACAAAGAGTCGGGCGAGCAGGACGCGGCAGAGCAAAAACCGAGCGACGCGAAGGCGAAGGCTGAAAAACCAGCGGCCAAGGCAGCAGACAAGCCCGCGGACAAGGGGGATGAAAAAGCTAACGAGGAGACCGCGCCGCCGACCGAAGAGCAACTGCAAGCCTGGCGAAAGGAACTGGTCGCCGGCGAAAAGGAACTGAAAAAGGTGCAAGGCGAAACGCCGCTGCTGTTTCCCTGTGTCGATTCCAGTGCGATCGCCGAAACCGTCGCCGCCTGGACCGGTATCCCCGTCGGACGGATGGTCAGCAACGAAATCAACACCGTGCTGAACCTCAAAGACCTGATGGAAGAATCGATCGTCGGACAATCGCACGCGCTCGATCGCATCGCCCAGAGCATTCGCACCAGTCGTGCCCAGTTGCGTGACCCACGCATGCCGATCGGCGTGTTCTTGTTGGCCGGCACCAGCGGCGTCGGCAAAACCGAAACCGCAATCACATTGGCCAATCTGCTCTACGGCGGCGAGCAGAACATGACCACGATCAACATGTCGGAATTCAAAGAGGAACACAAAGTTTCGTTGTTGATGGGATCGCCTCCCGGCTACGTCGGTTACGGCGAAGGCGGCGTGTTGACCGAAGCCGTCCGCCGTAAACCGTACTCGGTGGTGCTGTTGGACGAAGTCGAAAAGGCACACCCCGGAGTGCAAGACATCTTTTACCAAGTCTTTGACAAGGGCAACATGAAAGACGGTGAAGGCCGCGATATCGATTTCAAGAACACGGTGATCATCATGACCACCAACGCGGGAACGGACCTGATCAAGAGCCTTTGCGCCGATGACGAAACGATGCCCGATCCCGATGGGTTTCTCGAAGCCGTCTTCCCCGAGTTGCTCAAAACCTTCAAGCCGGCGTTCCTGGGGCGAACGAGCGTGATTCCGTTTTACCCGCTCAGCGATGACGTGATGAGCAAAATCGTTCGGTTGAAGCTCGGCAAGGTGCAACGTCGTGTGGCCGACAGCTATGGCGCCAAGTTCACCTACACCGATGACGTCGTCGACGGGATTCGTGCGCGCTGCACCGAAGTCGACACGGGGGCGCGAAACGTCGATCACATCTTGAACAAATCGCTATTGCCCGAATTGTCATCGCAAGTGCTGTCCAGTCTGGCCACCAACGCGTCGATCACCGAAATCGCCATCGACATGAAGGACGACGAATTCGTTTACACCGTCCACAGTGAAGACCCGATCGGCGGGTGA
- a CDS encoding RHS repeat-associated core domain-containing protein produces MTVIPVILRPGSDPLTLTWDFDNRLVSADVDNDSTDDVFYEWDALGRRVARDNGTTVSIYVQNGQQTVADYTSGTAATNPTYNDVYASYIDEPVVRDGTGGLRYYHRTQQYSVTALTDSSGAIKERYAYDAYGGLSVFDGSGTARTATAEGNRYTYTGREHDDVLDLYHYRARMYDPIAGRFCSRDPIGYRGGGFNTYVAYYVPTQVDPTGLQPYIGPPYPIIFEDPWYMYFGPGSMFEHYFYGEGEDFDLGDHGLLDNFKNAEQISEQVSDYENWLRTYANVKSSKLWCNKYPGANNSLTFSHTQDFTYEFSGDSWPEALWNAGLDPLFALGGPKFANSFSVTTDCHISLDSCGPCCNWFTGLFLSDDWQYTLTCSLKYRLRDVFERPYDVFDSDPDSTGMDPPWFWPEPSGANPTPFNIVGSWETSFSELFSRPCPGKDRARNH; encoded by the coding sequence ATGACGGTGATCCCGGTGATTCTCCGTCCCGGCAGCGATCCGCTGACGCTCACCTGGGACTTCGACAACCGTTTGGTTTCGGCTGATGTAGATAACGACAGCACCGACGACGTCTTTTATGAATGGGACGCACTCGGTCGCCGAGTCGCGCGCGACAATGGCACGACGGTCAGCATCTATGTCCAAAATGGCCAGCAGACCGTCGCGGACTACACCTCAGGAACCGCGGCAACCAACCCCACCTACAACGACGTCTACGCCAGCTACATCGACGAACCCGTCGTACGTGACGGCACCGGCGGCCTGCGTTACTACCATCGCACCCAACAGTACAGCGTCACCGCGCTGACCGATTCGAGCGGGGCGATCAAGGAGCGCTACGCCTATGATGCGTATGGCGGGCTGTCGGTGTTCGATGGAAGTGGAACAGCGCGTACGGCGACAGCGGAAGGCAACCGCTACACTTACACGGGGCGAGAGCACGACGACGTCCTTGACCTCTATCACTATCGCGCCCGCATGTACGATCCGATCGCGGGGCGGTTCTGCTCCAGAGACCCGATTGGGTATCGAGGTGGCGGATTTAATACGTATGTTGCGTACTACGTGCCGACGCAAGTTGATCCAACGGGTTTACAGCCGTACATCGGCCCACCATATCCCATCATCTTCGAAGATCCGTGGTACATGTATTTTGGTCCAGGCAGCATGTTTGAGCACTATTTCTATGGAGAAGGCGAAGACTTTGACTTGGGTGACCACGGTTTGCTAGACAACTTCAAAAATGCTGAGCAAATTTCAGAACAAGTGAGCGATTACGAGAACTGGCTTCGGACGTACGCAAACGTAAAATCTAGCAAGCTCTGGTGCAACAAGTACCCAGGTGCGAATAATTCCCTCACCTTTTCGCACACGCAAGACTTTACCTATGAGTTCAGTGGTGATTCTTGGCCCGAAGCCCTTTGGAATGCGGGGCTTGATCCATTGTTTGCTCTTGGTGGCCCAAAGTTCGCTAATAGTTTCTCTGTAACCACAGATTGCCACATCTCACTTGATTCCTGTGGTCCATGCTGCAATTGGTTTACTGGTTTGTTTCTGTCGGATGATTGGCAATATACTTTGACTTGTTCACTTAAGTACAGACTTAGGGATGTGTTTGAACGCCCATATGACGTTTTTGATTCTGACCCTGATTCTACGGGAATGGATCCGCCGTGGTTTTGGCCGGAACCATCCGGCGCCAATCCAACTCCTTTCAACATTGTTGGAAGTTGGGAAACAAGTTTCTCGGAATTATTCTCTCGCCCTTGTCCCGGCAAAGACCGTGCGAGAAACCATTGA
- the tssG gene encoding type VI secretion system baseplate subunit TssG, with the protein MAGAIRKTDVSVSKRLVDEPYQFSFFQAVRLLLSGALAEMDRELSLGSKARRGRLGTVSNLSEEGVRFRSEVSLSFSPSEIVSLQPRRRIRDEEEDSADQPWELQIAFWGLIGPAGALPNHYTQLVIDRVHNKDVAMRDFMDIFSHRQLSFFYRAWEKYFLPAGFENAINERRPESDLVREALLSIVGRGTKHVRNRLESADDACVYYGGQFVDRPTAESLRAMVSDYLQLPAKVLSLFGQWLVLPIAERSRLGRIDGHCRMGVDTIMGDRTWDPSSKFRIQIGPVTWQQFESLMPTGETLVRICQFIRSYVGLEFDFDLQVILLADEIPVCELLAESSFTGPGESTKVKPHLGWNTWLCSKPPTRDSDDAVFHHDGAPTR; encoded by the coding sequence ATGGCCGGCGCGATCCGGAAGACAGACGTTTCTGTAAGCAAGCGGCTCGTCGACGAGCCCTACCAATTCAGTTTCTTTCAAGCCGTTCGGTTGCTGCTCTCCGGTGCGCTGGCCGAGATGGATCGCGAATTGTCGCTGGGGTCCAAGGCCCGTCGCGGCCGTCTGGGAACGGTCAGCAATCTCTCCGAGGAAGGCGTCCGTTTTCGATCGGAGGTCTCGTTGAGCTTTTCGCCCAGCGAGATCGTGTCGCTGCAACCGAGACGGAGAATCCGGGACGAGGAGGAGGATTCGGCCGATCAGCCTTGGGAGTTGCAGATTGCGTTTTGGGGATTGATCGGTCCGGCCGGTGCGCTGCCGAATCATTACACCCAATTGGTGATCGACCGCGTGCACAACAAAGACGTTGCGATGCGGGACTTCATGGACATCTTTTCCCATCGCCAGCTGTCGTTTTTTTATCGCGCCTGGGAAAAGTACTTTTTGCCGGCCGGTTTCGAAAACGCGATCAACGAGCGACGCCCCGAAAGCGATCTGGTGCGTGAAGCCCTGTTGTCGATCGTCGGCCGCGGGACAAAGCACGTCCGCAATCGGTTGGAATCGGCCGATGACGCCTGTGTGTATTACGGCGGCCAATTCGTCGACCGTCCGACCGCCGAATCCCTCCGTGCGATGGTGTCGGATTACTTGCAATTGCCGGCCAAAGTGCTGTCGCTGTTCGGCCAATGGCTGGTGTTACCGATCGCCGAACGATCGCGGTTGGGGCGGATCGATGGTCATTGCCGAATGGGCGTCGATACGATCATGGGAGATCGGACGTGGGACCCCAGTTCAAAATTCCGAATCCAGATCGGGCCGGTGACCTGGCAACAGTTCGAAAGCTTGATGCCGACCGGCGAAACCTTGGTACGGATCTGCCAATTCATCCGCAGCTACGTCGGGTTGGAGTTTGATTTCGATCTGCAAGTCATCCTGTTGGCGGACGAGATCCCGGTCTGTGAATTGCTCGCGGAATCCTCCTTCACCGGCCCCGGCGAATCGACCAAGGTGAAACCGCATTTGGGATGGAACACTTGGCTGTGCAGTAAACCGCCGACACGCGACAGCGACGACGCGGTTTTTCACCACGACGGTGCGCCAACACGCTAG
- a CDS encoding tyrosine-type recombinase/integrase — protein MSNLPTPTVLLSRYFNHLKMNNWSATTISRRDYVLNKFITWSSERGIESVTEITPESLAAYRRWLYHYRNERTGKSLRFCTQASYLSTVAHWLAWLTEQGWINSDPSTGIELPKEEQRLPSSHLTIDEIETLLSSVDLTTPTGLRDRAILELFYATGMRRAELIALKLDDINHESGLAMIRQGKGRKDRVVPTGKRALGWLMKYLHDGRPALLDDDTQVIFLTSRGNAFHPVTLSQLVRSYLSAAGITKPGSCHMLRHTTATLMLEGGSDLRSIQTLLGHEQLNTTQIYTHVSIKRLREVHDKTHPGAKDRPPQSDTE, from the coding sequence ATGTCAAACCTTCCTACTCCCACCGTCCTGCTGTCTCGTTACTTCAACCACCTCAAGATGAACAACTGGTCGGCCACGACCATCTCGCGCCGCGACTACGTCTTGAACAAGTTCATCACCTGGTCAAGCGAACGCGGCATCGAGTCCGTCACCGAGATCACGCCCGAGTCACTCGCAGCCTATCGTCGTTGGCTTTATCACTACCGCAACGAACGCACCGGCAAGTCGCTCAGGTTCTGTACTCAAGCAAGTTACTTGTCAACGGTCGCACACTGGCTCGCATGGCTGACCGAACAGGGTTGGATCAACAGCGATCCATCAACCGGCATCGAACTGCCCAAAGAAGAACAGCGTCTCCCATCATCGCACCTGACGATCGACGAAATCGAAACGCTACTCAGTTCAGTCGATCTCACCACGCCAACCGGTCTTCGCGACCGCGCGATATTGGAACTCTTTTATGCCACCGGCATGCGACGCGCCGAGTTGATCGCACTGAAGCTCGACGACATCAACCACGAGTCCGGTCTTGCGATGATCCGCCAAGGCAAGGGACGCAAGGATCGCGTGGTACCGACCGGCAAACGAGCACTCGGATGGCTGATGAAATACCTTCACGATGGTCGCCCCGCACTGCTCGACGACGATACGCAAGTGATCTTCCTAACGTCCCGCGGCAACGCGTTTCATCCGGTCACACTCAGCCAACTCGTCAGGAGCTACTTGAGCGCGGCGGGTATCACCAAGCCCGGCAGTTGTCACATGCTCCGCCACACCACAGCGACGTTGATGCTCGAAGGCGGCTCGGACCTGCGCTCGATCCAAACGTTACTCGGTCACGAGCAGCTCAACACCACCCAAATCTACACGCACGTGTCGATCAAACGCCTGCGCGAAGTCCACGACAAAACGCATCCGGGAGCCAAGGACCGCCCACCGCAAAGCGACACCGAATAG
- a CDS encoding RHS repeat domain-containing protein, whose protein sequence is MLCKPTSRRRTLQRRLARRRAGGVKSCADSKQIRSCKTLRQPTCSPDKSRTESDKSSIKLAFRYHGTQQYSITALTDSSGTIKERYAYDAYGNLSIFDGSGTARTTTAEGNRYAYTGREWDEELELYHFRARMYDPVCGRFCAKDLLGYVDGQNAYANYFAILRVDPTGLLSQDLVGIDGQGNFIWKRTPENTCYIRTATGEVDVRCPITPPSHPNRIDYLDGLRGIYNGISKLQAACKNCQCDCTEAECNTDSILLVKAWLSAWQANFSSVPDRNPIRVGGWYCYDWAQIFESAFDRVGSKCFTKELRASSQGKPPKVYIHVWLTVTVGSTSASNCQVSLDNGFGLIEMTYSGGQPIAHPFDPDKELYWSTCDEDRVLPFPVWSSTY, encoded by the coding sequence ATGCTCTGCAAGCCAACATCCCGTCGTCGAACCCTTCAACGCCGTCTCGCGCGCCGCCGCGCGGGAGGCGTCAAGTCGTGCGCCGATTCAAAACAAATCCGTAGCTGCAAAACGCTTCGTCAACCAACCTGCTCGCCCGACAAATCACGCACTGAAAGCGACAAGTCATCAATCAAGTTGGCGTTTCGCTATCACGGCACCCAACAGTACAGCATCACCGCGCTGACCGATTCGAGCGGGACGATCAAGGAACGCTACGCCTACGACGCGTATGGCAACCTGTCGATCTTTGATGGCAGCGGAACTGCACGTACGACGACGGCCGAAGGCAACCGCTACGCGTACACCGGACGCGAGTGGGATGAAGAGCTGGAACTCTACCACTTCCGGGCTCGAATGTATGATCCGGTGTGTGGACGGTTTTGCGCGAAGGATCTTCTTGGATATGTTGATGGCCAAAATGCTTACGCGAATTATTTCGCAATCTTACGCGTCGACCCTACAGGCCTTTTGTCGCAAGATTTGGTTGGAATTGACGGGCAAGGAAACTTCATTTGGAAACGAACTCCCGAAAACACGTGCTACATCCGGACTGCAACTGGTGAAGTGGATGTTAGGTGTCCGATCACGCCTCCTTCCCATCCGAACAGGATTGACTACTTGGACGGGCTTCGTGGGATCTACAACGGGATTTCGAAGTTGCAAGCCGCATGCAAGAACTGTCAGTGCGATTGTACCGAAGCCGAATGCAACACGGACTCTATTTTGCTTGTAAAGGCATGGCTGTCGGCTTGGCAAGCAAACTTCAGCAGTGTACCGGACAGAAATCCTATCAGAGTTGGTGGTTGGTACTGCTACGACTGGGCACAGATATTCGAATCCGCCTTTGATCGAGTTGGTTCAAAGTGTTTCACAAAGGAGTTGCGTGCAAGTTCACAGGGCAAGCCGCCGAAAGTCTACATTCATGTTTGGCTCACTGTCACAGTAGGATCGACTAGTGCTTCCAATTGCCAAGTATCGCTTGATAACGGATTTGGGCTGATCGAAATGACATATTCGGGCGGGCAGCCAATTGCGCATCCATTTGACCCCGACAAAGAACTTTACTGGAGTACTTGCGATGAGGACCGAGTCTTACCGTTCCCTGTATGGTCAAGCACTTACTAA
- a CDS encoding site-specific integrase produces MASTLPALVQSYVEYLQRSGHKRRIVNITRQQLDYFVTWCQTQSITANDQISDTTAADYVGHLQNEVDLINGAAIGIRIVRERVTKLRRLFEWLARETNFSSDIAATVPPIDKRGKANLPSNSRYDQKLPA; encoded by the coding sequence ATGGCTTCGACATTACCAGCCCTGGTCCAAAGCTACGTCGAATACCTGCAACGATCGGGGCACAAACGACGCATCGTCAACATCACCAGGCAGCAACTGGACTACTTCGTCACCTGGTGTCAAACGCAATCGATCACAGCCAACGACCAAATCAGCGACACAACCGCCGCTGACTATGTTGGTCACCTGCAAAACGAAGTTGACTTAATCAATGGTGCAGCGATTGGGATCCGCATCGTTCGTGAACGCGTCACAAAGCTTCGTCGCTTGTTTGAATGGCTTGCGCGAGAGACCAATTTCTCCAGTGACATCGCAGCGACGGTTCCCCCGATCGATAAACGCGGCAAGGCGAATCTGCCAAGCAACAGCCGCTATGACCAAAAGCTTCCGGCCTAG